A single genomic interval of Sceloporus undulatus isolate JIND9_A2432 ecotype Alabama chromosome 2, SceUnd_v1.1, whole genome shotgun sequence harbors:
- the LOC121922167 gene encoding transmembrane protease serine 12-like isoform X2: MAPPQSECGKRPVMNELEVGNRIIGGRDAQLGAWPWQVSLQICHPHIREYRHVCGGSLINNNLVLTAAHCIKNYRDPDIWRAVIGLHHLYKDNSYTVKRQVKAILIHSDFQLGTYDNDVALFKLVTFVKYNPYIQPICLPETSLLSDETPCYISGWGKTKENGQGEHILQEAQVDIIPLSICNKFDWYGGAISWNMICAGSESGKVDSCQGDSGGPLVCYFPNVTKYYLIGITSAGIGCGRPKYPGLYVRTVKYRSWIDSHLLNKTISVSIQFVLLFLIAGRMMLHTIL; the protein is encoded by the exons AGTGTGGAAAAAGGCCTGTTATGAATGAGTTAGAAGTCGGAAATCGGATTATCGGTGGACGTGATGCCCAGCTCGGGGCATGGCCATGGCAAGTTAGTCTTCAGATTTGCCATCCTCATATAAGAGAATATCGTCATGTTTGTGGTGGTTCTTTAATAAATAACAACTTGGTACTGACAGCAGCACATTGCATTAAAAATTATAG GGACCCAGACATATGGAGAGCTGTGATTGGCTTGCATCATCTTTATAAGGATAATTCTTACACTGTAAAGCGCCAAGTCAAAGCTATTTTGATCCATTCTGATTTTCAACTTGGAACCTATGACAATGATGTTGCCTTGTTTAAACTAGTCACATTTGTCAAGTACAATCCCTATATTCAGCCCATCTGCTTACCTGAAACTTCTCTCCTCAGTGATGAGACCCCATGTTACATAAGTGGATGGGGAAAAACAAAGGAGAATG gtcAAGGTGAACATATATTACAAGAAGCTCAGGTTGATATTATTCCATTAAGTATTTGTAACAAATTTGATTGGTATGGAGGAGCAATATCATGGAATATGATTTGTGCTGGTTCTGAAAGTGGAAAGGTTGATAGCTGTCAG GGTGATAGTGGTGGTCCTCTGGTGTGCTATTTTCCAAATGTCACCAAGTATTATCTGATAGGAATCACCAGCGCTGGCATTGGCTGTGGCAGACCAAAATATCCAGGCCTATATGTACGTACCGTGAAGTACAGAAGTTGGATAGATTCACATCTGCTTAACAAAACCATCAGTGTGAGCATCCAGTTTGTTCTGCTTTTTTTGATAGCTGGGAGGATGATGTTACATACTATTCTCTGA
- the LOC121922167 gene encoding transmembrane protease serine 12-like isoform X1, producing MRRSWLPAAALLAFLGGASPKAPAVKDPGAECGKRPVMNELEVGNRIIGGRDAQLGAWPWQVSLQICHPHIREYRHVCGGSLINNNLVLTAAHCIKNYRDPDIWRAVIGLHHLYKDNSYTVKRQVKAILIHSDFQLGTYDNDVALFKLVTFVKYNPYIQPICLPETSLLSDETPCYISGWGKTKENGQGEHILQEAQVDIIPLSICNKFDWYGGAISWNMICAGSESGKVDSCQGDSGGPLVCYFPNVTKYYLIGITSAGIGCGRPKYPGLYVRTVKYRSWIDSHLLNKTISVSIQFVLLFLIAGRMMLHTIL from the exons AGTGTGGAAAAAGGCCTGTTATGAATGAGTTAGAAGTCGGAAATCGGATTATCGGTGGACGTGATGCCCAGCTCGGGGCATGGCCATGGCAAGTTAGTCTTCAGATTTGCCATCCTCATATAAGAGAATATCGTCATGTTTGTGGTGGTTCTTTAATAAATAACAACTTGGTACTGACAGCAGCACATTGCATTAAAAATTATAG GGACCCAGACATATGGAGAGCTGTGATTGGCTTGCATCATCTTTATAAGGATAATTCTTACACTGTAAAGCGCCAAGTCAAAGCTATTTTGATCCATTCTGATTTTCAACTTGGAACCTATGACAATGATGTTGCCTTGTTTAAACTAGTCACATTTGTCAAGTACAATCCCTATATTCAGCCCATCTGCTTACCTGAAACTTCTCTCCTCAGTGATGAGACCCCATGTTACATAAGTGGATGGGGAAAAACAAAGGAGAATG gtcAAGGTGAACATATATTACAAGAAGCTCAGGTTGATATTATTCCATTAAGTATTTGTAACAAATTTGATTGGTATGGAGGAGCAATATCATGGAATATGATTTGTGCTGGTTCTGAAAGTGGAAAGGTTGATAGCTGTCAG GGTGATAGTGGTGGTCCTCTGGTGTGCTATTTTCCAAATGTCACCAAGTATTATCTGATAGGAATCACCAGCGCTGGCATTGGCTGTGGCAGACCAAAATATCCAGGCCTATATGTACGTACCGTGAAGTACAGAAGTTGGATAGATTCACATCTGCTTAACAAAACCATCAGTGTGAGCATCCAGTTTGTTCTGCTTTTTTTGATAGCTGGGAGGATGATGTTACATACTATTCTCTGA